Proteins found in one Cinclus cinclus chromosome 8, bCinCin1.1, whole genome shotgun sequence genomic segment:
- the CRIP2 gene encoding cysteine-rich protein 2, whose amino-acid sequence MASKCPKCDKTVYFAEKVSSLGKDWHKFCLKCERCNKTLTPGGHAEHDGKPFCHKPCYATLFGPKGVNIGGAGSYIYDQPQIEGQTAPGPIEHPMKVEERKVNAAPPKGPSKASSVTTFTGEPNMCPRCGKRVYFAEKVTSLGKDWHRPCLRCERCSKTLTPGGHAEHDGQPYCHKPCYGILFGPKGVNTGAVGSYIYDKDPEAKNQP is encoded by the exons ATGGCATCCAAGTGCCCCAAGTGCGACAAGACCGTGTACTTCG CCGAGAAGGTGTCTTCCCTGGGCAAGGACTGGCACAAGTTCTGCCTGAAGTGTGAGCGCTGCAACAAGACCCTGACGCCAGGTGGACACGCCGAG cacgATGGGAAGCCCTTCTGCCACAAGCCCTGCTACGCCACACTCTTCGGCCCCAAAG GGGTGAACATCGGCGGGGCCGGCTCCTACATCTACGACCAGCCGCAGATCGAGGGGCAGACGGCTCCAGGACCCATCGAGCACCCGATGAAGGTGGAGGAGAGGAAGGTGAATGCTGCACCTCCCAAGGGACCCAGCAAAG CCTCCAGTGTCACCACTTTCACCGGGGAGCCCAACATGTGCCCACGATGTGGCAAGAGAGTCTACTTTG CTGAGAAGGTGACCTCTCTGGGGAAGGACTGGCACCGTCCCTGCCTACGCTGTGAGCGCTGCAGCAAGACGCTGACCCCAGGAGGCCATGCCGAG CACGATGGACAGCCGTACTGCCACAAGCCCTGCTACGGGATCCTCTTCGGGCCAAAGG GTGTTAACACCGGAGCTGTGGGGAGCTACATCTATGACAAAGACCCTGAGGCGAAGAACCAGCCCTAG
- the CRIP1 gene encoding cysteine-rich protein 1 has product MPKCPRCQKEVYFAEKVTSLGKDWHRPCLRCEKCNKTLTSGGHAEHDGKPYCNHPCYAALFGPKGFGRGGAESHTFK; this is encoded by the exons ATGCCCAAGTGTCCCCGCTGCCAGAAGGAGGTCTACTTCG CCGAGAAGGTGACTTCTCTGGGGAAGGACTGGCACCGGCCCTGCTTGAGATGTGAGAAGTGTAACAAGACCCTGACATCTGGAGGCCATGCAGAG CACGATGGCAAACCCTACTGCAACCACCCCTGCTATGCTGCCTTGTTTGGGCCCAAAG GGTTTGGCCGGGGAGGAGCTGAGAGCCACACGTTCAAATAA